The bacterium genome includes the window AACTGGTCGAACGTGAGCCGCTTCCCGACGATCTGGCAGACGGCGAGATTGAGCCGCTCCGCGTCGGTCATGCCCTTCGCGGTGTTGTACCGGAAGGCTTCCTCGTCGAGATACCGGAACAGGTGGAAGGGTTCCACGCTCACGTACGTCCCGTTGATCCCGCGCTTGAAGAGCGACCAGAAGTTTTCGAGCCCGTTCGTGTGGACCTGCCCGTCCACGTACTTGACGGCGTGGTCGATGACCTGATGGGCGAACTCGCCCTCCAACCCGTCGTAGGACAGGAGCGCGTCGGTGTAGAGCGCGGACCCGGCTTCGACATGCTTTCTGATCTCCGTCTGGAGGGCTTGCTTCCGGCGATTCGGGACGACGACCGTGCGGACCTTCCCGCCCCGTTCGAGGATGCCCATGACGGCCACCTTGTCCTTGCCGCCCGTGCCGGTGATCCGCCGCAGCCGCTTTGCGACGTGCATGTTCCGCGCCTTCCCGCCGATGAAACTTTCGTCCGCTTCGATGCTCTTGCCGAGTCCGCCGAGTTTGCCGGTTGCCGCCATGTTGAGGGCGCACCGAATCCGGTGGTCCATGAACCATCCGCTTTTTTGCGTGACGCCGAGGGCGCGGTGGATTTCGTACGACGAGATGCCGTTCTTGCAGTTGACGACGAGCCACATCGCCGTGAGCCACTTGTCGAGGCCGATGGGCGAATCCTCGAAGATGGTCCCGGTCTTGAGCGTGAACTGCCGTTGAGGATGGCGCTTGCCGCACTGCCAGCGGTTCTGGTTCGCTAGAAAAACTACATGTTGGTTCCCACACCGGGGGCACGTCACGCCGTTCGGCCAGCGCCGCGCAACGAGGTAGGCCCGGCAGTTGTCGGGATCGGCGAAATACAGGACCGCTTCCTGAAGGGTGGTCGGTTCCTTGGGCATTTCGTTGGACGTCTTCATACTTGAAATCTAACATATGTTCGGTGATTTGTCAACTATATTATTGCCCAAATTTGGTTTGGGACGTCGTCAATCAGGCGGGATTCTCGGCGGTCGCGAAGGGACTGCCCGATTTTCTGGAGGCGGCGCTCGCGAGCAAACTCGGTCCGGACGAAATCGCCGCCCAACTGGCGGACCGGTTCGTGCACGTCAATGTGGCCCCGGCCGGTGCCAAGCCCGGTCTGCTTGGGGAGCTCGAGGGATTTCTTACCGCGCGCCTGTCAACCGCGGCCGGTGACATGGAGGCGGTCGGAATGGACCTGCTCTCCCGTGCCGCCGCGGCACTCCGGCACGACGTCGCGCACGCCCTGGGAGCCGACGGCCCGCTGCCGAGCGTGGTCGCCGCAGCCGGCGAACAGTACGCCAGTCTTACTCTGGATACGAATTGGCCGATCGCGGCCCCGGCGGGCGCGTCCGGGCCGGCCCTCGGAGTCCCGGGGGCCGCTGCGGCGCTCCAGAAACGGCTGGTCGTCGCGGATCTGACGCCCCTGCATACCTCGCGAGAGCCGGTCGCGTGGCCCGGTCGCGACCACTACAGCGACATCTACGCCCCCGAGATCTACCGTCTCGTCGCAGGGTTTACGCTAAGGTAGACTCACGCCCGCCAGTGCGTCAGATCGACGGCGCCGCTCAGTCCGGGGACCTGGCCCTGGAACGTATATTGCCAGCCGGTCCACCCGTCGGGGCCCCACCCGATGTCGGGAGGCGGTGTCGGACTCCCCGGCCCGCCCGGATACGCGATCCACAGTTCGTGCTGCGCGTAATTTGTCGGGTTTCCCAGCGCGCGCCAGGTCGCGACGTTCGTGTAGATCCGGCACGGCCCGCCGACCATTGCACCGACGATCTCCAGCCACACGTTGATCGCCGCGAGCGCGTCGGCGGCGGATTGCCCGGGGGCCAGGACCTCGAGGTCGAGCACCGGCCTCATCCATTCCGGGTTCCACCCGGCCTGCTTGCAAAACGACCTCGCCTGCACGTCCGGCCGGTCGTTGGGTCTCCAGAAATGGTACGCTCCCGGCTGGATCCCGACGTTCCGCGCACCGTTCATGTGCGCGAAGTACGTATGGTCCACCCAATTCGCGCCTTCCGTGACTTTGCAGTACGCTTTGGCCACTTCGAACCCCTTGATCGCCGCCCAGTCTTCAGCCGGCTGATACGCGGAGACGTCGATCCCGAGGACCAATCCGTCTGCCATGAGCGATCCCCCCGATCGAGCAATGCATGTCCCACTATTACCAAATTCATGTACTATCGACTGTGCATTTTCCCTCAACGGCGCCGGCATCCTCCGGCGACCGGCATAGTACCGTGACCGCGTCACTGTGGAGGCACTCAAGGTCATCTTCCCGTCGATCACCGGCTGGACCCCGGGACCGGCGCCAGCCCAAATCCGCGCCGCAACCTCAAAAGACCCCGGGAGGATAGGCTTTGGCGAATCCGGTTCGGTACGCGGCCTCAGCGCAGGACCAGGCGTCCATGGTAGCGTACTCTACCCGCACCCCCAAAGATTGAGAAGGCTGTGCGAAGATCCGGAAGGCGGGGACCGTCCGGTAGGAGGTGGCATCGTGGTGTTCGGGCGATCCAGCAAGGTGGCGCTGTTAGAAGCCATTCCGCTGTTCCGGGATCTCTCGCGGAAACAGCTCGAGCAGGTTGCCCGCCTGGCCGATGAGATCGAGGTCTCCGCCGGGAGGCGGCTGGCCACGGCAGGCGAACGGGGCCACGAACTGTTCGTGATCGTGGACGGACGGGCGACGGTGAGCGCCAAGCGAGGCCGCACGGTGCATCTTGGACGCGGAGACTTCTTCGGCGAGATGAGCCTGCTGGACGGGGGACCCCGCTCGGCCACCGTCGATGCCGATTCAAACATGCGGCTCTTGGTGGTCGGCCAGCGTGAGTTCTGGCAACTGCTGACCGCCGCTCCGTCACTGACCGTGAAGATTATGATCCGTCTGTCAAGCCGTGTCCGGGACGCCGAAGCGGCGATCTCCGCGTGACCGTAGCGCGAGCCTAGACCCCACCCCACAACTTCGCGAACTCAATCAGTTCCGCGATCCGGTCCGCTGCCGGCGTATTCTTCTGCCTCCGCGTTGCGGCCGTCGGGACGGCAGACTCGCGGACGGTTCGCTTGGGTCTGTCCGCGGCGGCCTTTCGCCTCAGCCTTGCGCGCCTTCGCCTCGCGCGTCAGGGCGCTACAAGCGAGAGTTCGGCCGCGACATCGCCAATTGCCCGTGCCGGCTTGCGATCGCCGGCGATGAAATCTTGGTGACCGAGGCGCCGCGCCGTGCCAGGCTGACCACCCTGGACGTGGACGACCGCCTGGTCTGTACCCTCGGTGTCAACGATGACGTCTGCACGTCGTGAGCACGGGATACGTATGCCAATCCACGCTGGTCACCCCGGCCGGGCCGAACCGCACTTCTTCCTTGAGGGCCCGGCTCACCGATTGAAGCAGATTCGCTTCGATCGTCCCCCGTAAGCCGTCCGGATTGACGAT containing:
- a CDS encoding IS1595 family transposase — encoded protein: MPKEPTTLQEAVLYFADPDNCRAYLVARRWPNGVTCPRCGNQHVVFLANQNRWQCGKRHPQRQFTLKTGTIFEDSPIGLDKWLTAMWLVVNCKNGISSYEIHRALGVTQKSGWFMDHRIRCALNMAATGKLGGLGKSIEADESFIGGKARNMHVAKRLRRITGTGGKDKVAVMGILERGGKVRTVVVPNRRKQALQTEIRKHVEAGSALYTDALLSYDGLEGEFAHQVIDHAVKYVDGQVHTNGLENFWSLFKRGINGTYVSVEPFHLFRYLDEEAFRYNTAKGMTDAERLNLAVCQIVGKRLTFDQ
- a CDS encoding GH25 family lysozyme; amino-acid sequence: MADGLVLGIDVSAYQPAEDWAAIKGFEVAKAYCKVTEGANWVDHTYFAHMNGARNVGIQPGAYHFWRPNDRPDVQARSFCKQAGWNPEWMRPVLDLEVLAPGQSAADALAAINVWLEIVGAMVGGPCRIYTNVATWRALGNPTNYAQHELWIAYPGGPGSPTPPPDIGWGPDGWTGWQYTFQGQVPGLSGAVDLTHWRA
- a CDS encoding cyclic nucleotide-binding domain-containing protein, translated to MVFGRSSKVALLEAIPLFRDLSRKQLEQVARLADEIEVSAGRRLATAGERGHELFVIVDGRATVSAKRGRTVHLGRGDFFGEMSLLDGGPRSATVDADSNMRLLVVGQREFWQLLTAAPSLTVKIMIRLSSRVRDAEAAISA